One part of the Muntiacus reevesi chromosome 18, mMunRee1.1, whole genome shotgun sequence genome encodes these proteins:
- the CCL16 gene encoding C-C motif chemokine 16 produces the protein MKVSVAALSLLILAITSAVHSQPKIPESVNHPATCCLKYHEKVLPRKLVVGYRQALNCHLPAIIFITKRKREICTNPNDDWVQEYIKDLRLPLRPSRRLA, from the exons ATGAAGGTCTCCGTGGCTGCCCTCTCTCTCCTCATCCTCGCCATCACTTCTGCTGTTCACAGCCAGCCAA AAATTCCTGAGTCGGTGAACCACCCAGCCACCTGTTGCCTGAAGTATCATGAGAAAGTATTGCCAAGAAAACTGGTGGTGGGATACAGACAGGCCCTCAACTGTCACCTGCCAGCAATCAT CTTCATCACCAAGCGGAAACGAGAGATCTGTACCAACCCCAACGACGACTGGGTCCAAGAGTACATCAAGGATCTCAGGCTTCCTCTGCGGCCTTCCAGGAGGTTGGCCTAA
- the LOC136149282 gene encoding C-C motif chemokine 14-like isoform X1: MNPLQGSRGSQYATSLTSTLIPASLPSFSSEGLYHSTECCFNYVSRAIPRQHVSSYYETSSLCSKPGIIFVTRKGLYVCANPHDGWVLDYIKELEE, translated from the exons ATGAATCCTCTTCAA GGTTCCAGAGGCAGCCAGTACGCCACATCTTTGACAAGCACCCTGATCCCAGCTTCGctcccctctttctcctcagagGGACTTTACCACTCCACGGAGTGCTGCTTCAACTACGTGAGCCGGGCAATCCCTCGGCAGCACGTTTCAAGCTATTATGAGACCAGCAGCCTGTGCTCCAAGCCTGGAATCAT CTTCGTCACCAGGAAAGGCCTTTACGTCTGTGCCAACCCCCATGATGGCTGGGTCTTGGACTATATCAAggaactggaggagtga
- the LOC136149282 gene encoding C-C motif chemokine 14-like isoform X2: MKVSTAAVSFLLLLSTTVALGSENESSSKGLYHSTECCFNYVSRAIPRQHVSSYYETSSLCSKPGIIFVTRKGLYVCANPHDGWVLDYIKELEE, translated from the exons ATGAAGGTCTCCACGGCAGccgtctccttcctcctcctcctcagcacCACTGTGGCCCTTGGGTCCGAGAATGAATCCTCTTCAA agGGACTTTACCACTCCACGGAGTGCTGCTTCAACTACGTGAGCCGGGCAATCCCTCGGCAGCACGTTTCAAGCTATTATGAGACCAGCAGCCTGTGCTCCAAGCCTGGAATCAT CTTCGTCACCAGGAAAGGCCTTTACGTCTGTGCCAACCCCCATGATGGCTGGGTCTTGGACTATATCAAggaactggaggagtga